The genomic region CATCTGATGGATTTGACACGTTTTACCTCTTTGGCTGAAGTTTCTGATTTATTGTTCAAGTTTCTTTTTTAGTTTAAGCATTGAGGATGCCATCGTGCCGACATAGGGACTCATCCACCGTTCATATATTTGCTGGATGGGGACGGCGTTGAGATAATTCCAGCGGTATCGTCCTTCACGGCGGACGACAACCAATTTGGCGTCCACAAGGATACCAAG from Candidatus Zixiibacteriota bacterium harbors:
- a CDS encoding helix-turn-helix domain-containing protein translates to MSAANDERIWKALADPTRRELLDLLKDGPQTTGELIEYFPVFSRCTIMKHLGILVDAKLVVVRREGRYRWNYLNAVPIQQIYERWMSPYVGTMASSMLKLKKKLEQ